The Yersinia entomophaga nucleotide sequence GAAGGTGCAGGCGTTAATTTTCAGATGCGTTACTCCATTCCACTCTTCGTCTACGGTGATGGATTGGATTACGGCAATGTGGCCGCAGACAAGAATACCCATCAACCACAGCTAAGCTGGCAATTGGTGGAGCTACAGGGAAAAAAAATGCTGGAAGTCACCAATAGCGGTGCAATTCACGCGCGTCTGAGCGATGTGAAACTTCAGCAAGGCGGCCAAAATCATCAGGTGGCAGAAGGACTATTAGGCTATGTTCTGGCGAATTCCAGCCAACGCTGGCCTGTCAGCGTGAGTTCCGCCAGCTCGCTGACCATGCAAGTCAATAATCAAAAAAACGTCAAACTCAGCATGAAGTAATTTAATAGGGACGATCAGACCGCATACTGATGAAAAACTACCGTAATTCTCCTTTTTGGGGGCTGGTTATCATTACGACAGGTTTTTCTGGTTTTTATACTGAAGCGCGGGCAGATGAGGTGATGTCCGAGCTGCCTCCACCGCCGAGCGCGCTATCGGCCGATGGGGCGATTCAGTACCAGCTGGAACTTGTTATTAATCAATATGCAACGGGGCAGGTCGTACCGGTTGAGTTTCAGCGTGGGCATTATTTGGTACAGGGAAAAGATCTAGAACAGGCAGGCATTATCGCCGAGCACCTGACGTTCCCAACGACTGATATCAGTACCAATCCGAATATTAAACTAAAATATGACAGCGAAAACCAACGCCTGCTGCTCGATGTCCCTACCCATTGGCTGCCTAATCAGGCGCTATCGAATAACATGGGAAACCCAAAATATCAGGCTGTTAGCAGCACCGGAGCGTTATTCAATTACGATATTTATGCCTCCCGCTACCAAGGTAATAGCCAGTTGGCGGCATGGAGTGAACAACGCCTGTTCGGTACTCAAGGCTACCTGTCTAATTCTGGGGTGATAAAGCAGACGCTGGCCGGTGAATCTATCGATAATAACGGCGGCTACCTCCGCTATGACACCCGGTTTTCCCACTTCGACGAAACCAATGCCGTTCGCTGGCAGGCAGGGGATTTGATCACAGATTCACTGGCCTGGAGCAACAGCATCCGCGTAGGTGGGCTCAGCGTTTCCCGCGATTTTTCTATTCGTCCCGATATCATTACCTTCCCATTGCCGCAGTTTTCCGGTCAGGCGGTCGTCCCCACATCCGTTGATTTATTTATCAACGGCAATATGACCAGCAGCAATAACGTTCGCCCCGGCCCTTTTACTCTGACCAACGTGCCTTTTATCAACGGTGCGGGAGAAGCGACGGTCATCACCAATGACGCGTTGGGGCGGCAGATTTCGGTCTCTTTGCCATTTTATGTCGCCAGTACCTTGCTCAAACCGGGTTTGTCCGATTACGCATTTTCTATCGGAGCCATACGTCGTGGTTATGGAGTGGATAGTTTTAATTATGGCTCTGCCGCCGTGAGTGGCTCTTATCGCTATGGCGTAACCAATTATCTTACTCTGGAGAGCCACGCCGAAGGTGCGGAATCACTCGCTTTGGGTGGCGTAGGCAGCGTGTTTAAACTTGGGAATCTCGGCGTAGTTAACGCGTCTTACAGCCAGAGCCAAATGCGTGGCCAGAATGGCGATCAGATAAGTTGGGGCTATCAATATAATACCGGCCTTTTCAATTTAGGAACTCAGCAGACATACCGCAGCGATACTTTCGGTAATTTGGCAATTTACGATAATCAGGACGCCAACAGTACCAACAGCGGCAGCAATAATAACGGTGCGATTTATTCCCTTAGCCGCCGCAGCGCACAATACTCCGCCAGTATTATGCTGAATGAATTCGGCAATCTGGGTGCCGCCTACATTGACGTCAGCGGAAGAAATGACGAGCGGACGCGATTGTTGAATCTCTCATGGAGCCGCACGCTTTTCTCCGGTAGCAATCTATATATTTCAGCCACGCGAGATATTGGTGCTAACGGTTGGTCCGGCGCAGTTTCGTTGGTCATTCCATTTGGCGCATTATCCAATACCAGTATTTCCAGCCAACGTAGTATTGACGGACAGGCTCGTCAGCAGGTGAGCTACAGCCGCGGAATGCCTAGCGATGGCGGCCTGAGCTGGGATCTGGCCTACGCTCATCAATCCGATCAGAAAAATTATCAGCAGGCCAGCTTGAACTGGCGCAACGCCAGCTTTGAATCCAGCATCGGCGCCTATGGAAATACCGGAGACTACACTCAATGGGCAGATTTGAGCGGCTCGTTAGTATTAATGGATAAATCGCTGTTTGCGACCAACCGTATCAGCGACGCTTTTGTATTGGTCAACACCAACAATTATCCCAATGTGAGAGTGCGATATGAAAACCAACTGATTGGCGTGACCGATAGCGGCGGCCATCTTTTGGTACCCAGAGTCACGTCTTATTATCCGGCTAAATACGAGATTGATACCACCGACCTCCCGGCGGGTATCCAAATTTCCAATACAGAAAAACGGTTTTCGGTGCAGCGAAACAGCGGCTATATGATTAATTTCGACATTAAAAAGTCAAACTCGCTCAGTTTCGTCGCCATTGACCAACAGGGGAAAAATCTGCCCGTTTCCAGTCGCGTGTTGAAAAATAATCAAACGCGCACTTATGTCGGCTGGGATGGCATTGTGTATCTGGAAGATCTCGAAGCTAGCAATAGTTTGAAAATCATCACCCCAGACGGTCGTCAGTGCCAAATCACTGTGCCTTTTGACGCTTCGGCGCCTCAGCCGGTCATACTCAAAAGCCCGATAGTCTGTACACTTAATCCGGCTCAGGTGAATTAAATGAAAAAAATCATTGGTCTCGCGGTTCTTACTATCGGCTCACTGGTGGGCGGAATCCAAAGCGCTCAGGCGGCCTGTAGCACTGCGTCAACCAACGGTTCCTTCGGTAGCGCCACCTCTTTTGCCGTCAATACCACGGCTAGCAATACCTCGGGTTCCGTTACAGTAACCTGCGCGGCTCTGAGCATAGGCTTGCTCACTCAAGACTCCATCACCTTATCGCTGGTTAGCTCCACCGCCGTCAACGGCACCTATGCTGCCATGACCGCCGGTGGAACCGATACGATCCCGGTAACGGTCTGCGCGGCCGTTCCTACAGCGACAACCTGTGCTTCTCCGCTGCCGTTAAATGGCGCTAGCGTCACTTTTGCCGGTGCCAGCCTGATCAATCTCTCTTTGACTCAAAAACAATTCACTCTACCAATTTATATACAAACGGTGATCGGCTCAAACGTAGCGGCGGGAACTTATACAACCACGTTGGGAATCAAAACCAGCTACTCAATCTGCACCGCACTAGTCTGTCTGGGTACCGCAGGAAATACCAACGGGCAACCAATAGTACCGGTCACTGTGACCATCATCGTCACTAACGACTGCACGACGATCACCGCGCCGCCCGTCAGTTTTGGCACTCAACCCTTGCTCAGCAGCTTTGCCTCCGTCAGTAACCAGGCTATCAACGTAATCTGTACCAAGGGCAGCATTTATACTGTCAGTCTGGATAATGGGCAGCACGCGGTGAGCAATGTGCGCTATATGTCGAACGGAACCTCTTCTATCGCTTACGACATTTATCAGGGTGCAACCAGCAACCGTTGGGGCAGTCTGGCGGCTGGTCAAAGTTGGTCCAGCAGCACCTCCACCAGTATTAGCACCGATTTACTGACGCGCACTTTTGCCTATACGGCAACGATCTTACCAGGCCAAACCACACCGCCAGCCGGTACGTATACCGATACCATTATGGTTTCATTGTCTTTTTAGCTGCATATAAGGGAAGTCGAGAACTGGTGCAAAGAGTCGAGGAACGAGAAGAAGGGAAAGCGAAAAAGAACAAAGGGAAAGGCGTTATACCAAACGGAGTAAATTCTGTCAGGCCACCATCATTATGGCCTGACATTCACTAAACTGATTATTCTAGAGCAGCCTGAACGCTTTTCTTCGCGGCAGCCATCGCCGGATACTTAGCCACCAGATTGGTCATCATGGTGTTGTACTGCACGGCCTGAGCCTGAGTCGGGAACTGCACGCCACCGTTATTAAAGGTCACCTGTGCGCCCTGCTGTTGCAGGAAATCACCCACTTGCACCAAATCCTGCACGAAGGCAGCAACGGTCGGAATAGCGGGAATCAGTGTGGCAGATGGCTGAGTCACCAACTTGTCGTAAACCTGATTGTAAACCGCCTTCAGATCATCCGGCTGTTTCAACGCCGCATGGGCGCTATCGGCCTGATGCTTGGCAGTTTGAATTTGTTGAGTCAATAAATTGAGCGTGCCTGCCGCTTGCTGTAGCGCCGCACGTTTATTCACGTAATCCTGCGCCACGCGAATTTCATCAATCTGAGTGACGGCTGGAGTAAAGCCCGCTTCGATTGATTTATTTAACTGCTGCGTAAAGGTCACTAAAATCGCGTAATCACCAGCATAGTTACCGAATTTCTGCTTTTGATCTTCGCTCAGCGTTGGCAGTTTCATCCCGCTGCGCATGACGGTATTTTGCAGATAGTCGATGAAAGCCTTGCGTTGCTCAGGCTCTTTATCGCCACATGCAGTGAGCTGGAACACCATAAACAGCGCCAAAATTGACGTTAACCAACGAGAATACCTTGTCGTATTCAGTGCAAAAGCCATGTGGAATTACTCCTGTAATAAGCGTTTATTTTCACTAGTGTCCGTTCTTATTACCCATCCCTGAATCAATAAGAATAGCGCAAAGGGAGAGGTTTTCTCCCCCTTTGCTTTGACCGCAGGACCGTTACTGTAGCAGCGAGATATCCGCTACCTGCAAGAACAGCTCACGCAATTTACTTAACAATGTCAGACGGTTGATACGTACGGCATCGTCTTCGGCCATGACCATCACGTTATCGAAGAAGGCATCGACGTTTTCACGTAACGCAGCCAGTTCAACCAATGCTTCCTGATAACGCCCTTCGGCAAACAGCGGCTCCAGCTGATCGCGCAGCACCACCAGATGCGTTGCCAGCTGCAACTCTGCGGTTTCTTTCAGTACCGCAGCGTTCACGCGATCGTTCAGCGTATCGCTAGATTTCGCCAGAATATTCGATACGCGTTTATTGGCCGCAGCCAGCGCCGCTGCCGCTTCCAGAGTACGGAAATGGCTAACCGCTTTCACACGCGCATCAAAATCTGCCGGTTTGGTCGGACGACGAGCCAACACCGCCTGAATGGTATCAACGCTGTGGCCTTCTTCCTGATACCAGGCGCGGAAACGACCCAGCATGAATTCAACCACTTCATCCACAACCTTGCCGTTAGTCAGCTTGCTGCCATACAGGCGCACCGCTTCTTCGGTCAGGGTTTGCAGATCCAACGGCAAGTTCTTCTCAACGAGAATACGCAGTACGCCCAGTGAAGCACGACGCAGCGCAAACGGATCTTTATCGCCTTTTGGATGCTGACC carries:
- a CDS encoding fimbria/pilus outer membrane usher protein: MKNYRNSPFWGLVIITTGFSGFYTEARADEVMSELPPPPSALSADGAIQYQLELVINQYATGQVVPVEFQRGHYLVQGKDLEQAGIIAEHLTFPTTDISTNPNIKLKYDSENQRLLLDVPTHWLPNQALSNNMGNPKYQAVSSTGALFNYDIYASRYQGNSQLAAWSEQRLFGTQGYLSNSGVIKQTLAGESIDNNGGYLRYDTRFSHFDETNAVRWQAGDLITDSLAWSNSIRVGGLSVSRDFSIRPDIITFPLPQFSGQAVVPTSVDLFINGNMTSSNNVRPGPFTLTNVPFINGAGEATVITNDALGRQISVSLPFYVASTLLKPGLSDYAFSIGAIRRGYGVDSFNYGSAAVSGSYRYGVTNYLTLESHAEGAESLALGGVGSVFKLGNLGVVNASYSQSQMRGQNGDQISWGYQYNTGLFNLGTQQTYRSDTFGNLAIYDNQDANSTNSGSNNNGAIYSLSRRSAQYSASIMLNEFGNLGAAYIDVSGRNDERTRLLNLSWSRTLFSGSNLYISATRDIGANGWSGAVSLVIPFGALSNTSISSQRSIDGQARQQVSYSRGMPSDGGLSWDLAYAHQSDQKNYQQASLNWRNASFESSIGAYGNTGDYTQWADLSGSLVLMDKSLFATNRISDAFVLVNTNNYPNVRVRYENQLIGVTDSGGHLLVPRVTSYYPAKYEIDTTDLPAGIQISNTEKRFSVQRNSGYMINFDIKKSNSLSFVAIDQQGKNLPVSSRVLKNNQTRTYVGWDGIVYLEDLEASNSLKIITPDGRQCQITVPFDASAPQPVILKSPIVCTLNPAQVN
- a CDS encoding spore coat U domain-containing protein, whose amino-acid sequence is MKKIIGLAVLTIGSLVGGIQSAQAACSTASTNGSFGSATSFAVNTTASNTSGSVTVTCAALSIGLLTQDSITLSLVSSTAVNGTYAAMTAGGTDTIPVTVCAAVPTATTCASPLPLNGASVTFAGASLINLSLTQKQFTLPIYIQTVIGSNVAAGTYTTTLGIKTSYSICTALVCLGTAGNTNGQPIVPVTVTIIVTNDCTTITAPPVSFGTQPLLSSFASVSNQAINVICTKGSIYTVSLDNGQHAVSNVRYMSNGTSSIAYDIYQGATSNRWGSLAAGQSWSSSTSTSISTDLLTRTFAYTATILPGQTTPPAGTYTDTIMVSLSF
- a CDS encoding DUF3053 domain-containing protein, translated to MAFALNTTRYSRWLTSILALFMVFQLTACGDKEPEQRKAFIDYLQNTVMRSGMKLPTLSEDQKQKFGNYAGDYAILVTFTQQLNKSIEAGFTPAVTQIDEIRVAQDYVNKRAALQQAAGTLNLLTQQIQTAKHQADSAHAALKQPDDLKAVYNQVYDKLVTQPSATLIPAIPTVAAFVQDLVQVGDFLQQQGAQVTFNNGGVQFPTQAQAVQYNTMMTNLVAKYPAMAAAKKSVQAALE